The proteins below are encoded in one region of Thermodesulfovibrio thiophilus DSM 17215:
- the aspS gene encoding aspartate--tRNA ligase: MLRDKYCAEVKEDEIGKELRLCGWVFRRRDHGGLIFIDLRDRTGIVQIVFNPEFSIETHEKAHNLRSEYVIAVKGILRRRPEGTENPELMTGNVELWAQELEILSNSKVLPFQLAEAEETSELLRLKYRYLDLRKAEMQRNFFIRHRLTMTVRNFLDSKGFIEIETPMLTKSTPEGARDFLVPSRLNPGTFYALPQSPQLFKQILMMSGFDKYFQIVRCFRDEDLRADRQPEFTQIDMEMSFVEIKDIIEITEEMLAENFKNILGVEVLRPFKQLTYDEAMNRYGSDKPDLRFGLEIHDVSQIVQHSSFKVFLDTLERGGVVKAIRGQGLAILSRSEIDKLTEKVQSFGAKGLAWIKLKNGFESPIVKFFPEQILKELAEKIGAQQGDMLLFIADKKSITNEVMGRLRLEIAEMSRIKREGFAFAWILDFPLFEWNEDERRFVSMHHPFTSPEDKQIEQLLNVSDEAFKDPQSTLKDIKAKAYDIVLNGYELGGGSIRIHRADIQDRIFRVLGIPEEEVKRRFGFFVEALQYGAPPHGGIALGLDRLVMIMTGADSLRDVIAFPKTQRAFCPISEAPTNVDLKQLRELHIKIDV; this comes from the coding sequence ATGCTTCGGGATAAATATTGTGCTGAGGTTAAAGAAGATGAAATTGGTAAAGAACTCAGGCTCTGTGGGTGGGTTTTTCGTAGAAGAGACCACGGAGGATTAATATTTATTGATTTGCGTGATAGAACAGGTATTGTTCAGATTGTTTTCAACCCTGAGTTTTCAATTGAAACCCACGAGAAAGCTCACAATTTAAGAAGTGAATATGTGATAGCAGTAAAAGGTATTCTTCGCAGAAGACCTGAAGGAACCGAAAATCCGGAATTGATGACTGGCAATGTAGAATTGTGGGCGCAGGAACTTGAAATACTAAGCAATTCAAAAGTTTTACCGTTTCAACTTGCTGAAGCTGAAGAAACAAGTGAGCTTTTGAGGTTGAAATATCGTTATCTTGATCTACGCAAAGCTGAAATGCAACGAAACTTTTTTATAAGGCATAGATTAACCATGACAGTTAGAAATTTTCTTGACAGTAAAGGTTTTATTGAAATAGAAACACCTATGCTTACTAAATCCACTCCTGAAGGGGCAAGAGATTTCCTTGTTCCAAGCAGGCTTAATCCGGGCACTTTTTATGCTCTGCCTCAATCCCCTCAGCTTTTTAAACAGATTCTTATGATGTCAGGCTTTGATAAATATTTCCAGATTGTCCGATGTTTTAGAGATGAAGATTTAAGGGCAGACCGTCAACCAGAGTTTACACAGATTGATATGGAAATGTCTTTTGTAGAAATTAAAGATATTATTGAAATTACAGAAGAGATGTTAGCGGAAAACTTTAAAAATATACTTGGAGTTGAAGTTCTCCGACCATTTAAACAGCTTACTTACGATGAGGCGATGAACAGATATGGCTCGGATAAACCAGATCTGAGATTTGGACTTGAAATTCATGATGTAAGTCAGATAGTACAACACTCTTCCTTTAAGGTATTTCTTGATACACTTGAAAGAGGTGGAGTTGTGAAAGCAATTAGAGGGCAAGGGCTGGCAATACTTTCACGAAGTGAGATAGATAAATTAACCGAGAAAGTTCAATCATTTGGTGCAAAAGGACTTGCATGGATAAAGCTTAAAAATGGCTTTGAATCGCCTATTGTAAAGTTCTTCCCAGAGCAGATTCTTAAAGAACTGGCTGAAAAGATAGGTGCGCAACAGGGCGATATGTTACTGTTTATTGCTGATAAAAAATCCATAACCAATGAAGTTATGGGCAGGCTCAGGCTTGAAATTGCTGAGATGTCTCGGATAAAGAGAGAAGGATTTGCATTTGCATGGATATTAGATTTTCCTTTATTTGAGTGGAATGAAGATGAGAGACGATTTGTAAGTATGCATCATCCATTTACATCTCCAGAGGATAAACAGATTGAACAACTTCTCAATGTTTCAGATGAAGCCTTTAAAGATCCTCAGAGTACATTGAAAGATATAAAAGCAAAGGCATATGATATTGTGCTTAATGGTTATGAGCTCGGTGGCGGAAGTATTAGAATTCACAGGGCAGATATTCAAGATCGGATATTTAGAGTTCTTGGCATTCCAGAGGAAGAAGTAAAGAGAAGATTTGGTTTTTTTGTTGAAGCTCTTCAATATGGAGCACCTCCTCATGGTGGAATAGCTCTAGGATTAGACAGACTTGTTATGATTATGACAGGTGCAGATTCTTTAAGAGATGTTATAGCCTTCCCAAAAACTCAAAGAGCTTTTTGCCCTATCAGTGAAGCACCTACCAACGTTGATTTAAAACAGTTAAGAGAGTTACATATAAAAATTGATGTTTAG
- a CDS encoding diguanylate cyclase has protein sequence MNKKIIVIVVNEKIKQIIKKDLSKYPCELYFFENTNEALQLIYDAIPDLVLVEAINYPLFDVSMLNDLKSDPIFLSMNVVAIVSSDFYIENWRNFLVDDYIRVNTLELDLPMRISICFERAERIIATNPLTKLPGNLAIQKELQKRLDRGDVFALAYADLDNFKPFNDKYGFSRGDEVIKMLGRLIFNIVRADQPSGSFIGHIGGDDFVYMMIPEKIEKTTEKIINFFNNLILNFYDAEDIKKGYIESINREGKTQIFPIMTVSVGITSNQYRIFNHFSEMAEVASTMKSVAKKQKDKRYAIDRRRDIR, from the coding sequence ATGAATAAAAAAATTATTGTTATTGTAGTAAATGAAAAGATTAAACAAATTATAAAAAAAGATCTTTCTAAATATCCATGTGAATTATATTTTTTTGAGAATACTAACGAAGCTCTACAACTGATATACGATGCTATACCTGATTTAGTCCTTGTAGAAGCAATCAATTATCCTTTATTTGATGTTTCTATGTTAAATGATCTAAAAAGTGATCCTATATTCTTATCAATGAATGTTGTTGCAATAGTTTCTTCAGATTTTTATATAGAAAACTGGCGTAACTTTTTAGTAGATGATTATATCAGGGTTAATACTTTAGAACTGGATTTACCTATGAGAATTAGTATATGTTTTGAAAGAGCTGAACGAATTATTGCAACCAATCCCCTAACAAAGCTGCCCGGTAATCTTGCTATTCAGAAAGAACTTCAGAAACGACTTGATAGAGGAGATGTTTTTGCTCTTGCATATGCAGATCTGGATAATTTTAAACCTTTTAATGATAAATATGGATTTTCAAGAGGTGATGAAGTAATAAAGATGCTCGGAAGATTGATTTTTAATATTGTCAGAGCAGACCAGCCATCTGGAAGTTTTATAGGACACATAGGAGGTGATGATTTTGTCTATATGATGATCCCTGAAAAAATTGAGAAAACAACTGAAAAAATAATAAATTTTTTTAATAATCTCATTCTGAACTTTTACGATGCGGAAGACATAAAAAAAGGTTATATAGAATCAATCAATAGAGAGGGTAAAACACAGATTTTTCCAATTATGACTGTTTCTGTTGGGATAACGTCGAATCAATACAGAATTTTTAACCATTTCAGTGAGATGGCTGAGGTTGCCTCCACAATGAAATCAGTGGCGAAAAAACAGAAAGATAAAAGATACGCCATTGATAGAAGAAGGGATATTCGTTAA
- the pyk gene encoding pyruvate kinase, whose protein sequence is MKSFNFRQNKRKAKIVCTIGPASESREIIHQMIESGMDVARLNFSHGNYEWFEKMVKIIREEARILHKSVSILQDLQGVKIRISDVEDDEIQLYEGEIIDIFPGNKLTTANKIFISYMPLLEDVEPGEDILIDDGLLKIKIIDKLQNRLKGKVIEGGILKSRKGVNLPFTRTSISSFTEKDKSDLNFGIKLDVDYVAVSFVRSAYDIELIKKWAQEKNITLPHLIAKIEKREALKNIHEILNTTDGIMVARGDLGVELPPEEVPYYQKMLIDVANQSKKIVITATQMLESMREHSRPTRAEASDVANAVLDGTDALMLSAETASGKYPVESIITMDSIISFTEQKLADKINTIFKVSKYFPEAIASGAVRVAQDIEAKAIVVFTHSGFSALLISKLRPLMPIVAFTPEEKVYRRLPLLWAVVPKHIPKKIDMIDNLFLKETEAELKDLSLVKDGDAVVFVASSPFLGNKNVIRLHRVGDPL, encoded by the coding sequence TTGAAATCTTTTAATTTTAGACAAAATAAGAGAAAAGCAAAGATTGTCTGTACAATAGGCCCCGCGTCAGAAAGCAGAGAAATAATCCATCAGATGATAGAAAGCGGGATGGATGTTGCAAGGCTTAATTTTTCTCATGGTAATTATGAATGGTTTGAAAAGATGGTAAAAATAATCCGTGAAGAAGCTAGAATCCTGCATAAATCAGTTTCAATTTTACAGGATCTTCAGGGTGTCAAAATCAGAATAAGTGATGTTGAAGATGACGAAATCCAGTTATACGAAGGAGAAATAATTGACATTTTTCCTGGTAATAAACTTACAACTGCTAACAAAATATTTATTTCTTATATGCCTCTATTGGAAGATGTAGAACCAGGAGAGGATATTTTAATAGATGATGGACTTTTGAAAATTAAGATAATAGATAAACTTCAGAATAGATTAAAAGGAAAAGTCATTGAAGGAGGTATTCTCAAATCAAGAAAGGGTGTCAATCTTCCATTTACAAGAACCTCCATAAGTTCTTTTACTGAAAAAGACAAATCAGATCTCAATTTTGGAATTAAACTTGATGTTGACTACGTTGCAGTTTCATTTGTGAGATCTGCTTATGATATTGAGTTAATAAAAAAATGGGCACAGGAAAAGAATATTACTCTGCCACATTTGATTGCCAAGATCGAAAAAAGAGAAGCGCTTAAAAATATTCATGAAATTCTTAATACTACAGATGGAATTATGGTTGCAAGGGGAGATCTTGGAGTTGAATTGCCTCCTGAGGAAGTTCCTTATTATCAGAAAATGCTTATAGATGTTGCCAATCAAAGCAAAAAGATTGTTATCACAGCAACTCAGATGCTTGAATCAATGAGAGAACATTCAAGACCAACAAGAGCAGAGGCAAGTGATGTTGCCAATGCTGTGCTTGATGGGACAGATGCTCTAATGCTTTCAGCAGAGACAGCCAGCGGAAAATATCCTGTAGAGTCAATTATAACTATGGATTCAATTATAAGTTTTACAGAACAAAAACTTGCAGATAAAATTAACACTATTTTTAAAGTAAGTAAATATTTCCCTGAAGCAATAGCTTCTGGAGCAGTTAGAGTAGCACAGGACATAGAGGCAAAAGCAATTGTGGTTTTCACACATTCAGGATTTTCAGCATTACTTATTTCCAAACTGAGACCTTTAATGCCGATAGTAGCTTTTACCCCAGAAGAAAAGGTCTACAGAAGACTTCCTCTTTTATGGGCTGTTGTTCCAAAACATATACCTAAAAAAATTGATATGATAGATAACTTATTTCTCAAAGAAACTGAAGCAGAACTAAAAGATTTAAGTCTTGTAAAAGATGGTGATGCTGTTGTATTTGTAGCCAGCTCACCCTTTTTGGGCAATAAAAATGTGATTAGACTTCATAGAGTTGGAGATCCTTTATAA
- the zapB gene encoding cell division protein ZapB yields MIEEKIMSAVERIKMLKQEKEELQKKVNTLEEVVKTKNQEIENLLSERDAVKKQIEELLKELDMETNA; encoded by the coding sequence ATGATTGAAGAAAAAATTATGTCAGCCGTTGAAAGAATCAAAATGCTAAAACAGGAAAAAGAAGAGTTGCAGAAAAAAGTAAATACATTAGAAGAGGTTGTAAAAACAAAAAATCAGGAAATTGAAAATTTGTTATCTGAACGAGATGCAGTTAAAAAACAGATAGAAGAACTTCTGAAAGAACTCGATATGGAGACAAATGCATAA
- the nadB gene encoding L-aspartate oxidase: MHISETIHTDYLIIGSGVAGLRASIELCSKGNVLVATKDLPTESSTEYAQGGVAVALSDEDEIGIHFEDTIKAGDGLCNEEAVKILVSEGPERIIELINWGAEFDKEGLKLSFTLEAAHSRKRILHAHGDSTGREIERVLIKKVSTMRKIKKASFAMAVDLIVEEGRCIGALLLRGKEIIKCFSKATILATGGAGQVYSRTTNPRVITGDGMAMAFRAGGYLKDMEFVQFHPTALYAPGIPAFLLSEAMRGEGAILRNINGETFMKNYHPLGELAPRDVVSRAIVSEMIKTQSTHVYLDLTHLDEHFLKQRFPTIYSTCLKFNFDITKQWIPVSPAAHFIMGGVETDTDGRTNIEGLFAAGEVACTGVHGGNRLASNSLLEGLVYGYRAAHGAINYVEDKQPPSLNDKEVISGEILYMDSDEIMNVRKELRQTMWERVGVIRCGESLSMAKNRITPVYDKLSKVIFLDPLALELKNMITVDLLITESALARKNSVGAHYRTDYKEKFPGWEKHLKIRKRDRYIEIF; this comes from the coding sequence TTGCACATCTCAGAGACAATTCATACTGACTATCTCATTATTGGAAGCGGTGTTGCAGGATTAAGAGCATCAATTGAGCTTTGCAGTAAAGGAAATGTGCTTGTAGCGACAAAGGATTTACCAACTGAAAGTTCTACTGAATATGCACAGGGGGGTGTAGCAGTTGCTTTAAGTGATGAAGATGAAATAGGCATACATTTTGAAGACACAATCAAGGCAGGAGATGGACTCTGTAATGAAGAAGCTGTAAAAATCCTTGTAAGCGAAGGACCTGAAAGAATAATAGAACTTATTAACTGGGGAGCTGAATTTGACAAGGAAGGTCTAAAGCTTTCATTTACTCTTGAAGCAGCACATTCAAGAAAAAGAATTCTTCATGCTCATGGAGATTCCACTGGCAGGGAAATAGAGAGAGTTTTGATTAAAAAAGTTTCTACAATGAGAAAGATAAAAAAAGCTTCTTTTGCAATGGCAGTTGATTTGATAGTTGAAGAGGGAAGATGCATTGGAGCATTACTTTTAAGAGGTAAAGAAATTATCAAATGTTTTTCAAAAGCAACAATACTGGCCACAGGTGGTGCTGGACAGGTTTATTCAAGAACAACAAATCCAAGAGTAATAACTGGTGATGGTATGGCAATGGCCTTTAGGGCTGGTGGATATCTTAAAGATATGGAATTTGTTCAATTTCATCCAACAGCTCTTTATGCTCCAGGTATTCCAGCATTTCTTTTAAGTGAGGCAATGAGAGGTGAAGGAGCAATTCTCAGAAATATAAATGGTGAGACATTTATGAAAAATTATCATCCTCTTGGAGAGCTTGCTCCCAGAGATGTTGTTTCAAGAGCGATAGTATCTGAAATGATTAAAACACAATCAACTCATGTTTATCTTGATTTGACTCATCTTGATGAACATTTTTTAAAACAGAGATTCCCTACAATATATTCAACCTGTTTGAAATTCAATTTTGATATAACAAAACAGTGGATTCCTGTTTCGCCAGCAGCTCATTTTATTATGGGAGGAGTAGAAACAGATACAGATGGAAGAACAAATATTGAAGGATTATTTGCAGCAGGCGAAGTAGCATGCACAGGAGTTCATGGAGGAAATAGACTTGCAAGCAATAGTTTACTTGAGGGGCTTGTATATGGATATAGAGCTGCTCATGGAGCAATTAATTATGTTGAGGACAAACAACCGCCATCTTTAAATGATAAAGAAGTGATATCAGGAGAGATTCTTTATATGGATTCAGATGAAATAATGAATGTTAGGAAAGAATTGAGACAGACAATGTGGGAAAGAGTAGGTGTTATACGATGTGGAGAATCTCTAAGTATGGCTAAAAACAGAATAACTCCTGTTTATGATAAACTTTCAAAAGTAATTTTTCTTGATCCACTGGCACTGGAGCTGAAAAATATGATTACAGTAGATTTATTAATCACAGAATCGGCATTAGCCAGAAAAAATAGCGTGGGAGCACATTACAGAACTGATTATAAAGAAAAATTCCCTGGATGGGAAAAACATTTAAAGATTAGAAAGAGAGACAGATATATTGAAATCTTTTAA
- a CDS encoding cell division protein ZapA: MHKTEVYILGQKYTIKGERTPEEIQKLAAYVDEKLRKVYEQNSAIPPLRAAILTCFYIADELYETKKECEITKHELKKLEEKTNELLLLLD, translated from the coding sequence ATGCATAAAACTGAAGTTTATATACTCGGTCAGAAATATACTATAAAAGGAGAACGAACTCCTGAAGAAATACAGAAACTGGCTGCCTATGTTGATGAAAAATTAAGAAAAGTTTATGAACAAAACTCTGCGATACCTCCTTTGAGGGCAGCCATTCTTACCTGTTTTTATATAGCTGATGAACTTTATGAAACAAAAAAAGAGTGTGAAATCACAAAACATGAGCTAAAAAAACTTGAAGAAAAAACAAACGAATTACTTTTGCTTCTTGATTAA
- a CDS encoding selenium metabolism-associated LysR family transcriptional regulator: MEDHKLKVFCTVAETKSFSKTSEIIHLTQPAVSLQIQALEELYETKLFDRSSGSINLTPAGEILYKYAKQILTLYAEAAKEISKITGLIKGCVKIGAGTTVGNYILPAVAVDFKKRHPKIRVSISIGNARKILEMLNSSMIDFGIISEMPGKNKFSIESIISDELCVICSSEHPLTHQKSVSIYDVIKEPFVIREEGSSTRVIIEKFLAENGLSVSDLHISLILGSTGSIKEAVERGTGLSIVSKWAIRKEISCGNLRVLKLKEGKITRDFYIVLPKNTILSPAVEEFIAYLKNYPYSDLLL; encoded by the coding sequence ATGGAAGACCACAAATTAAAGGTTTTTTGCACAGTCGCTGAGACTAAAAGTTTTTCCAAGACTTCAGAAATTATCCATCTTACTCAGCCTGCTGTCAGTTTACAAATTCAGGCTCTTGAAGAATTATATGAAACCAAACTATTTGATAGATCATCAGGCAGTATAAATCTCACTCCAGCAGGTGAAATACTTTACAAATATGCAAAACAAATTTTAACTCTCTATGCTGAAGCCGCAAAAGAAATAAGTAAAATAACAGGCTTAATAAAAGGTTGTGTAAAAATAGGAGCAGGTACAACAGTTGGCAATTATATACTTCCAGCAGTTGCAGTGGATTTCAAAAAAAGACATCCAAAAATAAGAGTGAGTATTTCAATCGGGAATGCAAGAAAAATTCTAGAAATGCTTAATTCAAGCATGATAGATTTTGGAATTATATCGGAAATGCCAGGGAAAAACAAATTTTCTATTGAATCAATAATTTCTGACGAATTGTGTGTAATATGCTCTTCAGAACATCCTCTAACTCATCAGAAATCTGTATCAATTTATGATGTGATAAAAGAGCCTTTTGTAATAAGAGAAGAAGGTTCCAGCACAAGGGTTATAATTGAAAAATTTCTTGCAGAAAATGGGCTCAGCGTTTCTGATCTTCATATATCATTGATTCTTGGAAGTACTGGTTCCATAAAAGAAGCAGTCGAAAGAGGTACTGGATTATCCATAGTGTCCAAATGGGCTATTCGCAAAGAAATATCATGTGGAAATTTGAGAGTGCTTAAACTAAAAGAGGGGAAAATAACCCGAGATTTTTATATTGTTTTACCTAAAAACACAATTCTTTCTCCAGCTGTTGAAGAATTTATAGCATATCTTAAAAACTATCCTTACTCAGATCTGCTTTTATAA
- a CDS encoding FmdB family zinc ribbon protein — protein MPLYEYRCKNCNTTFQLLKSINRRDDMERCPKCGSIETERIISQFMSNIKSCSSHNYSGG, from the coding sequence ATGCCTTTATATGAGTACAGATGTAAAAATTGTAATACAACTTTTCAGCTACTTAAGTCGATAAACAGAAGGGATGATATGGAAAGGTGTCCTAAATGTGGAAGTATTGAGACTGAACGAATTATTTCTCAATTTATGAGCAATATTAAATCATGTAGTTCACATAATTATTCAGGTGGTTGA
- a CDS encoding HDOD domain-containing protein, which yields MNVKEVIARVERIESLPTIPPILKKILSIIEDPNVSLNKITEFVSTDPTLTARILKMVNSPVYGFPGRISSISHAMVILGLNAVKGLLLGVSVFEIMQKNMIGLWEHSLSTAIFARIIATKKELQSPEEISIAGLLHDIGKVIFIIAFKDEYLKLLESARIKKQYIYEVERDYFGITHAEIGGIIAQKWHFPSKLIEPIMYHHRPQVSEKFKLETAIVHLSNTLAIARGIGYSGEIFVPSVHVYTWELLNFREEEIVEIFKEAEEPLYATGENFLSDE from the coding sequence ATGAACGTTAAGGAAGTAATAGCACGAGTTGAAAGAATTGAAAGTCTGCCAACAATTCCACCCATTTTAAAAAAGATTTTATCAATTATTGAAGACCCTAATGTATCGCTGAATAAAATAACAGAGTTTGTTTCAACAGATCCAACGCTCACTGCAAGAATTCTTAAAATGGTTAACTCCCCTGTTTATGGTTTTCCAGGAAGAATTTCCTCCATAAGTCATGCGATGGTAATACTTGGATTGAATGCTGTAAAGGGACTTCTTTTAGGGGTGTCAGTTTTTGAAATAATGCAAAAAAACATGATAGGACTGTGGGAACATTCTCTTTCTACAGCTATATTTGCACGGATTATTGCAACCAAAAAAGAGCTTCAGTCTCCTGAGGAGATCTCTATTGCCGGACTACTGCATGATATAGGTAAGGTTATATTTATAATTGCATTCAAAGATGAATACTTAAAATTACTTGAATCTGCACGGATAAAGAAACAATATATATATGAAGTTGAGAGAGATTACTTTGGAATCACTCATGCAGAAATCGGAGGGATTATAGCTCAAAAATGGCATTTTCCTTCAAAGTTAATTGAACCAATAATGTATCATCATAGACCGCAGGTTAGTGAGAAATTCAAATTAGAAACTGCAATAGTTCATTTATCCAATACCCTTGCAATTGCAAGGGGAATCGGTTACTCAGGAGAAATTTTTGTTCCTTCCGTTCATGTCTATACATGGGAATTATTAAACTTCAGAGAAGAAGAAATTGTAGAGATATTTAAAGAAGCCGAAGAGCCATTATATGCCACAGGAGAGAATTTTCTCTCTGATGAATAA